TCAAGCCGTTCGCCTTTTCCGAGCTGCTGGTGCGGGTCCAGGCGCTGATTCGCCGATCGATGATGCATGGGGAGCGTTCGAGCCTGTCGTGCGGTGACCTCTCCATCGATCTGATTCGGCGCGAGGTGTATCGGGGAGGGCACAAAATCGACCTGCAACCCCGGGAGTTCGCCCTGCTGGTGCTGCTGGTGCGCAACGCGGAACGCACCGTGACCAAGGCCATGATCCTGGAGCATATCTGGGATTTTCAGTTCGATCCTCAGACCAATGTGGTCGACGTCCTGATCTGCCGGCTCAGAAACAAGATCGAAAAGGGGTATGGCAAGAAATTCATCCGGACCATCCGAGGGATCGGCTATGTTTTCCAGGACCCCGCTAAAAATATTTAAATCCAACGCCTTCCGACTCTCCTTGTGGTATGCGGTGGCCTTTATCCTCGGGTTTGCGGCCCTGCTCATGGTCACCTACCTGTCCCTTTCCTCAGCCATGGCCAAAAACGACCGGGAGGACATTGAGGCGGAGTTGGCCGAACTGGCTGACCTTTACAATGCCGGCGGGTTGCCGGCCATCGACGCCGAGGTCGCAGTCAAGTACCGCTTTTTAAAGGCGGAAACCTACTTCTTCCGGTTGGCCGACGGCGCGAACCGGACCGTGAAGATCTATTTCCCCGATGTCTGGGACGAATTCGAGCTGGATCAGTTGGAGCGATTGCCCCTTGGCCCGGCCGGCGACTGGGTGTCGCTGCCGGCCAGGGAGGATCGTTTCCTGATGCTGGCCACGGCCCAGCAACTCAACGACGGTCGCTGGCTCCAGGTGGGCATGAGTTCCGAGGAGCGGGAAGAGACCCTGGGCCGTTTCCG
This Desulfatitalea tepidiphila DNA region includes the following protein-coding sequences:
- a CDS encoding response regulator transcription factor, yielding MRLLLIEDDAKIASFITVGFRQEGFAVDHASDGREGLQFALNADYDAAIVDIMLPGDLDGLEVIEQLRQQGIRTPVLILSAKRSLGDRIKGIETGGDDYLVKPFAFSELLVRVQALIRRSMMHGERSSLSCGDLSIDLIRREVYRGGHKIDLQPREFALLVLLVRNAERTVTKAMILEHIWDFQFDPQTNVVDVLICRLRNKIEKGYGKKFIRTIRGIGYVFQDPAKNI